One genomic window of Quercus robur chromosome 6, dhQueRobu3.1, whole genome shotgun sequence includes the following:
- the LOC126732671 gene encoding autophagy-related protein 101 isoform X2, which yields MNCEVCQLKDLEVEHFEIREVLRCILHTIVFHRALGLVRPKDVDLELFDVTYVQCGDVELEKKIDEKIEHFISWVEKHPNKKSQICLSFYEVKNKQPYWFTNKIERLYWEQWYINLNVAQHPKAHSSKSHNSKVVVDPGEEERIARRAAVEASLREVLFQIIKFVNEKKDHVPPIPNGDGVVYFPHEITIPRKFLSSS from the exons ATGAACTGCGAAGTTTGCCAACTCAAAGATTTG GAAGTGGAGCACTTCGAGATACGAGAAGTTTTACGCT GCATACTACACACAATTGTGTTTCATCGGGCATTAGGTTTAGTGCGACCTAAAGACGTTGATTTGGAACTTTTTGATGTTACCTAT GTGCAATGTGGAGATGtggaacttgaaaagaaaatagatgAGAAGATTGAGCACTTCATTAGCTGGGTAGAAAAACACCCAAACAAGAAAAGTCAG ATATGCTTATCTTTCTATGAAGTGAAAAACAAACAGCCATATTGGTTCACTAATAAAATTGAACGCCTTTATTGGGAACAATGGTATATCAACCTGAATGTGGCTCAACACCCGAAGGCACATTCTAGCAAGTCTCATAATTCCAAAGTGGTAGTTGATCCAGGAG AGGAGGAAAGAATTGCTCGAAGGGCAGCAGTTGAAGCATCTCTTCGTGAGGTATtgtttcaaataataaaatttgtgaatGAGAAGAAGGATCATGTTCCTCCCATACCAAATGGTGATGGTGTTGTCTATTTTCCCCATGAAATCACTATCCCTAG